The Saccharomyces mikatae IFO 1815 strain IFO1815 genome assembly, chromosome: 15 DNA window tccattttcacTTTCCCCCTTCCTTTTCCCCTTCCGCCTTTCAATTCGTATCATAATACCGCCTGTTCTTTCCAATGCGTCACGTAGAATAGGTATTAAGTATTGTTTCGTAAACAGAATAATGCACCTTTCGATAAACTTCCTGTACAATAATtctataaatatatatataccaCACAcatgtatatgtatatatttgcTATTAAACAATCATTATAAAACGATACCTCGTCCTTTATCAATGCGTTTGAAGAATACGCCAATTTCATTACTATTTGGCTGTGCTTAATTTTATCATAGCTAAGCATACAGGAGGTTTTTCACTGCTTCCCTCTATAAAGATCTTTACCAAGTACACCGCTGTGAAAATCAGTATTTTTGGTTCATTGATAATACaaatttaatgaaaaaaaaccttcTCCAAATTCTTGCTTTAATACGTGAAAATACATTTATATTGTAAGATTCTGCTCCCATGAACATCCCAATCGTTATTGGTAATAAACAGTTCTTCAACAAGTTTGATTTGAGCTAAAACGCTAGCACCCTTCCATATTATTAAAGCAGGATTCATATCACGTGGGGGCGGAATTATACTTATTGGGAAAACGTGTTCGTTACCATTTTGGTTCTCAATATTCTGATGCTGCTCATCCAGCTCTTCTACAACCTTTTCCTTAATTTGCCTTTGCAAAACCAGtttgttctcttcttcCGTCTTGTCAGGGGCATTAACAAAATGGCTTTCTAAATCCTTGATTTCCTTagttaattttttgtaGAATTGTGGGAAAGAAGCCGAGCTTAACAAAGAGGGCCTCCAGATATTAATTCTATCCgttaaaataaaatctaAAGCTGGTATCTTAGAACTACCACCTACAATGAGGATGTTTGAATAAAACGAATTCATTCTTGTCACGTCTGCAGTTATGGATGCATTTGCTATACTTTGGATGATAGCCTTTTCTAAGGGTGCAAAGTTCTCCTTTGAGATATTACCATAATTTTCAGGTTTATCTTGAAGTTGATCGATCATGTTATGAGCCtgtagtatttttttcaagatctCGAGATCATCATCCAGATTACAATACAGATTTCCTTCTTTACTTTCAAACTGTGACAAAGAGTTCCAATCATTCAATTCATTTGTAAAGAGATCACGTGATTCAGGTAGTTGAAATTCTAGGCTTGAATTTTTGTCAGAGGAAGTTCGTATTAACTTAAAAATTTGTGGGAAAAATAGAGCCAATGGTGCTAGCATAACCTCATCGAACAATTTAAATTCGTATTTTTCAGTAGGTTGATTGGGCGAACGGTTAATGAAGTTGTATAGCTGAACGGCTACATCGGCATCTTGAAAAGTAgtgaagttttttttcaactgttCAGCCAAAAGCCAGCCATGTTCAGAATTGATCTTCCAATCTTGTAAAGGAAAGTCACTttgtaataaaaataagCCAAATAGTCTCGTAATGTCATCTCCGCCGTAATCTAGAGTGATGGCACTGTGTTCCAAAACTGTTCCCTCATCAACACAAGCAATCCTGGTCTCAGAAGCACCTATATTCACTACGCATGTGGAAGTACTGATCCCAGCACCATAGCAGGTTGCTAATGATTCTTGAATAATAGCGACTGCTTGAAACTGCAACTCAGTGAGAAGAACTCTTATGAAAGTCTCTATAtgactttttttgaatatatcTGGTATCACCAAAACAACTTTGTACTGATTGAATTTGGCAGGCTTGACGTTTAAAGTCTCTGACTTGAGAGCATATTCCAAAAGTTTAGTGACATCCGAGATTAACTCCGCCAATGATTTATAATATGGTGAGTTGATGTTAAAAGAGCCTCCTTTAAAGGGTTTTCtaatgatgaatttttcgTCGACGCATCTCAATGCATCTGAACCATAGTATAGTTTCGAGTCATCAAAGATCCATTTTATGGGAGATggatcatttttttctgaaatGATCTCAGGTTTGGAGTTTtcattaaaagaaattacttGTTCATGAGCATTCCCTGgcacttttcttttgtaatACCTCATACGTTCtctgaaattcttttccataTCTGACTTTATGCTGTGAAACTTTTCCGATTGCTCTCTTtgcaatgaaaaaatctcATCATTCTCACTGCTTTCAAGATTCAACCATTTTTTGGGTACTGCTACACAATTTGGAACTAGTACAGGATGTTCATCTTTGGGAAATCCAATCTTCACAGAATTAGAGCCTGGGTGTATCACAATGGTGGCAGTTGAATCGTTTAAGtctatttcttcattaagTGATGCTGTATTAGCTTCTGAGTGAGgcaagtttttcaaatctataACATCTGGTGTATTGGTACTCGATACTTGAgtagtattattatttctcAAGAATTTTCTATCTCTAAGGGCAAATATTTGATCGTCTTTTTTCAGATAATCTGATGAATAGTTTTTCTGGTTAATTAACATTAAAGGTTGAAACAAACCAGTGGCAGGTAAAGTGGTTGCCTccactttttcaattccaattttcttcaacgtCTTGGCAAATTCTTCAGCAGCCTTAATACGGCCGAgtcttcttttctctaaAAGATGTAGAGGGACTTTCTTTCCAGGAGGTGCTTTTGCAGGATCTAACTTTGGATATTTCTTATACCGTTTACTAGTTTGAGCAGTAGGTTGTGCCCTCTTATCCCTAGAATCTTCcaattcattttcattttcgtcatcattgtcctcttcttcttcatcttcctcttcttcttctccctcttcatcctcttcttcttcttcttctgcgACGTCTCTTGGGTCAGCAGAAAGACCTGTAACACTTCTGGGAGTCTCCGATccaatttcattattgacACTATCGTCTGaatcattatcttcaaCTTCTTGATCAGCCTGACTGCTCAATGGTAcgttgttttcttcttcttccatttcatctccatcgtcatcatcatctaaCGGAATATCAATTGGTTCCTCATAAACGATACTAGACTCAGCTTCTTCTTGCGACATGTTGAAGTGCACTCGTATTCCTGTACTTATAATGCTTTTGATCAAGAGTCTAAAATGAAATGCTCATATTATAGGCATTCACCATCTTGTTATATTAATGCCAGTTCTCAAGAAAGTCGTCATGCACGGCCCAACCAGCGGCTGGATAACGGATCTACCCCAACCTCGGACTCAAAGTCGTTGctataaaaacaaaaataaaaaacggCGTTTCTCGAGACGCAGTTCCAGATGATAATGTCATTCTTCAGGACTATGTGATTTTTAGTCAATAATTCTTGCTCGAGAGTTGTTCCCAGCACGCTGCACATATATAGTTGTACCactattgttttcttttaagc harbors:
- the ARP8 gene encoding Arp8p (similar to Saccharomyces cerevisiae ARP8 (YOR141C); ancestral locus Anc_5.477), whose amino-acid sequence is MSQEEAESSIVYEEPIDIPLDDDDDGDEMEEEENNVPLSSQADQEVEDNDSDDSVNNEIGSETPRSVTGLSADPRDVAEEEEEEDEEGEEEEEDEEEEDNDDENENELEDSRDKRAQPTAQTSKRYKKYPKLDPAKAPPGKKVPLHLLEKRRLGRIKAAEEFAKTLKKIGIEKVEATTLPATGLFQPLMLINQKNYSSDYLKKDDQIFALRDRKFLRNNNTTQVSSTNTPDVIDLKNLPHSEANTASLNEEIDLNDSTATIVIHPGSNSVKIGFPKDEHPVLVPNCVAVPKKWLNLESSENDEIFSLQREQSEKFHSIKSDMEKNFRERMRYYKRKVPGNAHEQVISFNENSKPEIISEKNDPSPIKWIFDDSKLYYGSDALRCVDEKFIIRKPFKGGSFNINSPYYKSLAELISDVTKLLEYALKSETLNVKPAKFNQYKVVLVIPDIFKKSHIETFIRVLLTELQFQAVAIIQESLATCYGAGISTSTCVVNIGASETRIACVDEGTVLEHSAITLDYGGDDITRLFGLFLLQSDFPLQDWKINSEHGWLLAEQLKKNFTTFQDADVAVQLYNFINRSPNQPTEKYEFKLFDEVMLAPLALFFPQIFKLIRTSSDKNSSLEFQLPESRDLFTNELNDWNSLSQFESKEGNLYCNLDDDLEILKKILQAHNMIDQLQDKPENYGNISKENFAPLEKAIIQSIANASITADVTRMNSFYSNILIVGGSSKIPALDFILTDRINIWRPSLLSSASFPQFYKKLTKEIKDLESHFVNAPDKTEEENKLVLQRQIKEKVVEELDEQHQNIENQNGNEHVFPISIIPPPRDMNPALIIWKGASVLAQIKLVEELFITNNDWDVHGSRILQYKCIFTY